In the bacterium SCSIO 12741 genome, CACTCGTCTTTGGTATCGTCCTTTGCACTTGGAATGAGGTGGCCAATATGAACCATTTCGCCCCAATGATAAACGGGTACAGGAGAAACGATGAAAAGTGCTTCGCATTCGTCATCATTAAATTTTTCCTCCAGCCAGTATTGTAAATCCTGATGTTGCACATCGCCAAGAATCCACTTTTTGAGTTCGTCATCGTTATCCGGATTTACCTGGCGCCAATCCCGGTGACTTCTCATATCCATCACAAAAAAGGAAACGAAACCTTTGTCGAAAGTGTAATGGATTTGTCCCACTTCACCGTCGTCGCCCACGTCGTTGCCTTCTTCTGGATTTTTGGCTCCCTGGTATTCGGAATAGGCCAAGGTGGCGGCCCGAAACATCGCATCTCCTAATTGATTGGCCTGTTTTACTTTTTGAGCATTTCCGTGTACTCCCAGCTTTTTGGCCAGGTATTTTTCCGAGTGACTTCCCCAGCCATCGATGATTTCATGATCATCCCAAATGACGTAGGACGGAAATCGACTTTGAACCGTTTGCAGAGCCTTGTAATTCAAATAGTGCCGGTAATTGCAACGGTAGGCATCCAGTAGAAATTCTTTTAAAGAGTCGCTACCAATGGGGTGTTTGGCCAAAATAGCTTCCCGGTTTTTTCGAATAAATTGATTGAAATTGTGGTTTTCACTGCCCTTGGAGTCAATGTACATTTGATCTCCAGCACCAATTAAAAAATGGACAGGAGAGTTCTCTAAAAAGTGCTGAAAGTGCGTCCAGGCTTGATCGTGAAATTTTCCTTCTTCTGGGTCATGGCAGCTAAACAGCGCAAACCTGATTTCTGTGGCTTTTTCAGGATCGGTTTTAAAATGAAAATGCTTGTGATGGCCTTTAACCCATTCAAATTTGTTGGATCCTAATTCCCGAAATAGGGCATAGTAATACTGCGTATCGGGTTGAAGATCATTTAATGGAAACTGCACCGTGTTATCTCCGCGGTGATCTGCCAGTTTATGCTGGCGTTCAAATTCTGAGAAATGAGCATTTAGATCAGTCGTTTCAAAGAGAATGGAATCGAAATGAAAGGGTGTAGTACGGTAGATTAAATGATAGGTACCCGCTATCGGGAAACGCGCCCATATTTTACACGATCGGGCAGTGGTGTGTCCCAAAGAAATAAAGGCAGGCAGGTGAACCGACCGGTCCTCGTACTCGCTGTACTTAAGCATTGTTTTGCGGTTTTAGGTTTGAAGTGATCTAAAATACACCAAAAACCGCAGGGGCGGAACTAAGCCATTACTTCGGAATCCACTACCACATAGTAGCGTGGATCATCGATATCGGTCACAATCAATTCGCGAAACTTAGGATTAGCTTTGATCAACAGACCCTTACAATCTGGGCTCAAGTGTTTTAGGCGTACCGTTTTTCCTGCTTTCTCGTATTTGCCAACCAAACCACGAATGGCCTCAATTCCAGAGTGATCAGAAACTTTTGACTCAATGAAATCGATTTCTACATTTTCAGGATCCTCTTTTACATCAAACTTGCTGTTGAAGGTCTGAACCGATCCAAAGAACAAGGGACCCCAAATTTCGTAAACCTTGGTGCCATCTTCTTTAACGTGTTTGCGAGCACGAATCCGTTTTGCATTTTCCCAGGAGAAAACGAGAGCAGAAACGACCACACCAGCAACTACGGCAATGGCTAAATCAAAGATGACCGTGAGGGAAGAAACCAGGATGATAACAAAGGCATCACTTCTCGGAATCTTTGGTATAACGCGGAAACTTGACCAGGCAAAGGTTCCAATAACCACCATGAACATAACGCCAACCAAAGCAGCGATCGGAATTTGCTCGATAAGCGGCGAGAGGTACAAAATGAAGAGCAAGAGGGCAGAGGCGGCAACAATTCCTGACAAACGACCACGCCCTCCGGAGTTCACATTAATCATCGATTGACCAATCATAGCACAACCGCCCATACCACCGAAAAATCCATTTAGGATGTTGGCCGCACCTTGGGCCATACATTCCCGGTTACCATTTCCACGTGTATCCGTCAATTCATCAATCAGCTGCAGTGTCATCAAGGATTCAATCAATCCAATGGCCGCCAAAATCAAGGCGTAAGGGAAAATGAATTTTAAGGTTTCCAGATTCAAAGGAATCGTGGGAACTCCAAAGGTGGGTAGAGAACCTTGAATGCCTTCTCCACCTACGAATGAGCCTACCGTTTGCGTATCCAATCCGCCAAAAATCACCAGCAAAGAAACCGTGAGAATAGCGACCAATCCGGCCGGAACCTTATTAGTCAATCGGGGGAGGAGGTACATGATAGCCATGGTGAGACCCACCAATCCGGCCATGAGGTAGAAGGACTGATCGAATACGTATTCGCCTTCCACCTTAAACATCCCCAGTTGTGAGACAAAAATGACAATGGCCAATCCATTTACAAATCCCATCATCACAGGGTGGGGGATCAAACGAACGAATTTACCCAGGCGGAAAACACCAGCGGCAATCTGAATGATTCCCATGAGAACCAAGGTGGCAAAAAGAAACTGAAGCCCGGCAGATTCTACTTGAGGGTAGAGTTCGCCTGCTTCTTTAACCAAGTGGACCATGACTACAGCAAGAGCACCCGTAGCACCTGAAATCATTCCCGGACGTCCGCCAAGAGCAGCTGTTACCAAGCCTACCATAAAAGCTCCATAGAGTCCGATGAGCGGAGGAATGCCAGCTACGAATGAAAAGGCCACGGCCTCTGGTACAAGAGCCAGAGCTACGGTGATACCCGATAGAATATCGTCTTTGGCGTTGGCTGATTTTTTACGAATAAGTTCCCACATAATTCCCGAGTTTGCCTCAAAAAGCCGGCAAAAGTACTCCGGTTTTTTCGATTTATGAATACCTAATACGCACTTTTCCAGCTTGTTTTTAGCAGAACAAGCCGGATATTGATTTCAGGTGAAGTCTGAATGCTGAGGAGGGTCGTGGAAAAGATGTACACATCTTTTGGCAAAAGAAAGCTCGCAAAACGGCAAAAAGTGGACCTTTGATTGGTGATGTTTGAAGGAATAGGAGCTCTTAAAAGAATCAATTGCATTAGATTTGAATTCAACCCAAACCAATCTTTATGCTAACTACCTTAAAACAACATTTCGGGTATTCCGAATTCCGCCCGCTCCAAAAAGAAATCATCGAAAACGTCATGGATGGCAAAGACACCGTGGTGTTGATGCCTACCGGAGGAGGTAAGTCCATTTGCTACCAGTTACCGGCTCTTTTAATGGACGGATTAACCCTGGTGGTGTCGCCCTTGATTGCCTTGATGAAGGATCAGGTAAACGCCCTTCAGGCCAATGGAATTGCCGCTGAATACCTCAACTCAAGCTTGGATGAAACGGAAGAGCGAGCCATTGTCGATCGATTGATGAACCAGGAGTTAAAGTTGCTCTACGTGTCGCCTGAGAAAATCTTTTCGGCCAATTTTCTGGACTTTCTCCAACAATTGCCCATTCGATTAATTGCCATTGATGAAGCCCACTGTGTAAGTAGCTGGGGGCATCACTTTCGTCCCGAATACCGTGAACTTAAGGTATTGAAAGAAACCTTCACAGAAGTTCCCGTGGTGGCACTTACCGCCACTGCTGATCGAGCTGTGAGAGCCGATATTGGGCAACTTTTGGGCATGGAATCGCCGAGCTATTTTGTGGCTTCATTCGATCGGCCCAATCTTTCCCTGGCCGTGCTACCGGGGCGTCAAAAGTGGGAACAAACCCGAAGGATTCTGCGGAATTTTAAAAATGAATGCGGAATTATTTATTGTGGCAGTCGCAAGGCTACCGAGGAATTAAGTTCGAAGCTGAAGCTGGCTGGATTTAAAGCCGGGCACTATCATGCTGGAATGAAACCGGACCTCAGAGCTCAGGCCCAGGAGGATTTTATTCAAGGCAACCTTAACATCATTTGCGCAACTATTGCCTTTGGAATGGGGATAGATAAATCCAATGTTCGCTTCGTGATTCATCAAAATATGCCGGGTAATCTGGAGAGCTATTACCAGGAGATTGGACGTGCAGGTCGTGATGGATTGGATTCTGAAACCTATCTCTTCTACAGTTACCGGGATGTGCAAACCCAAATGGGATTCATTGAAGCCATTGACAATCCCCAATACCGTGAAATTCAGGAACTGAAACTACAGCGAATGCAGGAGTTTGCTGAAGCTCAAGTATGCAGGCGTAAAATTTTGCTGAGCTATTTCAGCGAAAATCCGGGTGAAGACTGTGGTAATTGCGATGTCTGTAAGAATCCACCCCAATACATGGATGGAACCCGAGAAGCTCAAATGGCTCTTTCGGCCGTGACCAGAACCGGAGAACAAGCCGGTGTGACGCAACTCATCGACATTCTAAAAGGAACCCGATCGGTAGCTGTATTGCAAAACCAATGGCACCAGCTCCGAACATTTGGGGTAGGACAGGCAGTAACCGCATTTGCCTGGCAGCTCTTTCTGCAGCAGCTGATTCAACAAGGGTTTCTCGAAATCGATTACCGGGATCACAACAATTTAAAGCTGACCGAATTGAGCCGGGAGGTACTTTTTGAAAACAAAAAAGTGCGGCTGGTAACTCCGGAAACTATTCGGGAG is a window encoding:
- a CDS encoding SulP family inorganic anion transporter, producing the protein MWELIRKKSANAKDDILSGITVALALVPEAVAFSFVAGIPPLIGLYGAFMVGLVTAALGGRPGMISGATGALAVVMVHLVKEAGELYPQVESAGLQFLFATLVLMGIIQIAAGVFRLGKFVRLIPHPVMMGFVNGLAIVIFVSQLGMFKVEGEYVFDQSFYLMAGLVGLTMAIMYLLPRLTNKVPAGLVAILTVSLLVIFGGLDTQTVGSFVGGEGIQGSLPTFGVPTIPLNLETLKFIFPYALILAAIGLIESLMTLQLIDELTDTRGNGNRECMAQGAANILNGFFGGMGGCAMIGQSMINVNSGGRGRLSGIVAASALLLFILYLSPLIEQIPIAALVGVMFMVVIGTFAWSSFRVIPKIPRSDAFVIILVSSLTVIFDLAIAVVAGVVVSALVFSWENAKRIRARKHVKEDGTKVYEIWGPLFFGSVQTFNSKFDVKEDPENVEIDFIESKVSDHSGIEAIRGLVGKYEKAGKTVRLKHLSPDCKGLLIKANPKFRELIVTDIDDPRYYVVVDSEVMA
- a CDS encoding alkaline phosphatase family protein — its product is MLKYSEYEDRSVHLPAFISLGHTTARSCKIWARFPIAGTYHLIYRTTPFHFDSILFETTDLNAHFSEFERQHKLADHRGDNTVQFPLNDLQPDTQYYYALFRELGSNKFEWVKGHHKHFHFKTDPEKATEIRFALFSCHDPEEGKFHDQAWTHFQHFLENSPVHFLIGAGDQMYIDSKGSENHNFNQFIRKNREAILAKHPIGSDSLKEFLLDAYRCNYRHYLNYKALQTVQSRFPSYVIWDDHEIIDGWGSHSEKYLAKKLGVHGNAQKVKQANQLGDAMFRAATLAYSEYQGAKNPEEGNDVGDDGEVGQIHYTFDKGFVSFFVMDMRSHRDWRQVNPDNDDELKKWILGDVQHQDLQYWLEEKFNDDECEALFIVSPVPVYHWGEMVHIGHLIPSAKDDTKDEWDSKPNHFERDSFLNPIFDLSEEMRKPVIFLSGDVHSAAIFRLWRKDRPQANVFQMTCSGISRGAASFDTPISNKQINYSQYGSSKPPKDERVRAERLVFEEKNNFGFIRCEKIPGGVKINGQVITYSPKSEEIEMVPAQNLNPQ
- the recQ gene encoding DNA helicase RecQ; the encoded protein is MLTTLKQHFGYSEFRPLQKEIIENVMDGKDTVVLMPTGGGKSICYQLPALLMDGLTLVVSPLIALMKDQVNALQANGIAAEYLNSSLDETEERAIVDRLMNQELKLLYVSPEKIFSANFLDFLQQLPIRLIAIDEAHCVSSWGHHFRPEYRELKVLKETFTEVPVVALTATADRAVRADIGQLLGMESPSYFVASFDRPNLSLAVLPGRQKWEQTRRILRNFKNECGIIYCGSRKATEELSSKLKLAGFKAGHYHAGMKPDLRAQAQEDFIQGNLNIICATIAFGMGIDKSNVRFVIHQNMPGNLESYYQEIGRAGRDGLDSETYLFYSYRDVQTQMGFIEAIDNPQYREIQELKLQRMQEFAEAQVCRRKILLSYFSENPGEDCGNCDVCKNPPQYMDGTREAQMALSAVTRTGEQAGVTQLIDILKGTRSVAVLQNQWHQLRTFGVGQAVTAFAWQLFLQQLIQQGFLEIDYRDHNNLKLTELSREVLFENKKVRLVTPETIRERQKQPDKAPVLDEVEFLSSDERLFEALRTLRKSIAQKIGKPPFVVFSDASLKDMAARKPSDRDEFLEVSGVGEFKAKRYAEAFLEVIKTNQEAAQE